From one Mycolicibacterium sp. HK-90 genomic stretch:
- a CDS encoding oxygenase MpaB family protein, translating to MTELAEQPQQTDALPLGPQSLVWKYFGDNRMYLIGPRPAVLQNMLAELGQGVLDHSTFFSDTAERLKRTIPPIFRTVYGTEDANAGTQVRDFHHHVKGDMPDGSRYHALDPETYFWAHATFVEQVLYFADTFVKRLTDAEKEQIYLESKTWYRRYGVSDRPMPATYAEFEQYWDRMLNEVAVPHKSARYGVGYVTKGFPCPKAVHPAVWRVIAAVFNPVAAFLTTGGLPPRARVLLDLPWSARQERNYQRFAALWRTRPVNWVWDHLPMSVRYNKFAQKGYAQA from the coding sequence ATGACTGAACTGGCCGAGCAGCCGCAGCAGACCGACGCCCTGCCCCTTGGGCCGCAATCGCTGGTCTGGAAGTACTTCGGGGACAACCGGATGTACCTGATCGGGCCGCGGCCGGCCGTCCTGCAGAACATGCTGGCCGAACTCGGCCAGGGCGTGCTGGACCACTCGACCTTCTTCTCCGACACCGCCGAGCGGCTCAAGCGCACCATTCCGCCGATCTTCCGGACCGTGTACGGCACCGAGGACGCGAACGCGGGCACCCAGGTGCGGGACTTCCATCACCACGTCAAGGGCGATATGCCCGACGGCTCGCGCTATCACGCACTGGATCCCGAGACCTACTTCTGGGCCCATGCGACGTTCGTCGAGCAGGTCCTCTACTTCGCCGACACCTTCGTCAAGAGGCTGACCGATGCCGAGAAGGAACAGATCTACCTCGAATCCAAGACCTGGTACCGCCGCTACGGGGTCAGCGACCGGCCGATGCCGGCCACCTACGCCGAGTTCGAGCAGTACTGGGACCGGATGCTGAACGAGGTGGCCGTGCCGCACAAGTCGGCGCGCTACGGCGTCGGCTACGTCACCAAGGGCTTCCCGTGCCCCAAGGCGGTCCACCCCGCGGTCTGGCGCGTCATCGCCGCCGTGTTCAACCCGGTCGCGGCCTTCCTGACCACCGGCGGGCTGCCGCCGCGCGCCCGCGTCCTGCTCGACCTGCCGTGGAGCGCGCGCCAGGAACGCAACTACCAGCGGTTCGCGGCGTTGTGGCGCACCCGCCCGGTGAACTGGGTGTGGGATCATCTACCGATGAGCGTGCGCTACAACAAGTTTGCGCAAAAGGGCTATGCCCAGGCCTGA
- the hemB gene encoding porphobilinogen synthase yields the protein MAEKPRGRRGGLAVSYPRHRPRRLRSTPAMRRLVAQTSLEPRHLVLPMFVADGIDEPRAISSMPGVVQHTRDSLRRAAADAVAAGVGGLMLFGVPRDEDKDAVGGIGTDPDGILNVALRDLAKDLGDATVLMADTCLDEFTDHGHCGVLDAAGRVDNDATNARYVELAVAQAESGAHVVGPSGMMDGQVAAIRDGLDAAGRTDVAILAYAAKFASAFYGPFREAVSSSLTGDRRTYQQDPGNIREAVHEVELDIDEGADMVMVKPAMSYLDVVRAAADISPVPVAAYQISGEYSMISAAAANGWIDLRAAALESLIGIRRAGADIVLTYWAADVAGWLA from the coding sequence ATGGCGGAGAAGCCCAGAGGCCGAAGAGGAGGTCTTGCAGTGTCATACCCAAGGCATCGTCCTCGCCGCCTGCGGTCCACGCCGGCGATGCGTCGGCTTGTCGCTCAAACTTCGCTGGAGCCAAGGCATCTGGTGCTGCCGATGTTCGTCGCTGACGGCATCGATGAGCCACGCGCCATCAGTTCGATGCCCGGCGTCGTGCAGCACACCCGGGATTCGTTGCGCCGCGCGGCTGCCGATGCGGTGGCCGCCGGTGTGGGCGGGCTGATGCTCTTCGGTGTGCCGCGGGACGAGGACAAAGACGCCGTCGGTGGCATCGGCACCGACCCGGACGGCATCCTGAACGTGGCGCTGCGCGATCTGGCCAAGGACCTCGGTGATGCCACGGTGCTGATGGCCGACACCTGCCTCGATGAGTTCACCGACCACGGGCATTGCGGCGTGCTGGATGCCGCGGGCCGGGTGGACAACGACGCGACCAATGCCCGCTATGTCGAACTTGCTGTGGCACAAGCGGAGTCGGGTGCCCACGTGGTCGGGCCCAGCGGCATGATGGACGGCCAGGTCGCCGCGATCCGCGACGGTCTGGACGCGGCCGGGCGCACCGATGTCGCCATCCTGGCGTACGCGGCCAAGTTCGCCTCGGCCTTCTACGGCCCGTTCCGTGAGGCGGTGTCCTCCAGCCTGACGGGTGATCGGCGGACCTACCAGCAGGATCCGGGCAACATTCGCGAAGCCGTGCACGAGGTCGAACTCGACATCGACGAGGGCGCTGACATGGTGATGGTCAAGCCCGCGATGAGCTATCTGGACGTGGTGCGCGCCGCCGCCGACATTTCGCCGGTACCTGTTGCGGCATACCAGATTTCGGGTGAGTACTCGATGATCAGTGCGGCCGCGGCCAACGGCTGGATCGATCTTCGGGCGGCGGCGCTGGAGTCGTTGATCGGGATCCGGCGGGCCGGTGCCGACATCGTGCTGACCTACTGGGCGGCCGACGTGGCCGGTTGGCTCGCGTGA
- a CDS encoding alpha/beta hydrolase family protein, whose product MTPLTRRDALRLGVTGAGAAGLMALGSLLDPPTTRASPSPNQPATAGTELPTRESGSFTSAARGGVETKWIIARPPGQHGPLRPVIALHGMDNDAAGVMSLGIPETLAQLTAAGRPPFAVVSVDGGNSFWRRRASGEDAGSMVLNELIPMLATKGIDTTRVAFMGWSMGGYGAMLLGARLGAARTAAVCAISPALYLTYWGAPPDAFDSLDDWRQNSALRLLPALGSIPLRIDCGTGDRFYPATSMFVNQLPKSPAVGFYPGGHDEAFWRAHLSDELSWLGS is encoded by the coding sequence GTGACCCCGCTGACCCGCCGCGACGCGCTGCGGCTAGGCGTCACCGGCGCGGGTGCCGCCGGCCTGATGGCACTGGGCAGCCTGCTCGATCCGCCGACGACCCGCGCCTCCCCGAGCCCCAACCAACCGGCCACCGCGGGCACCGAGTTACCGACCCGCGAGTCGGGGTCCTTCACCTCCGCGGCCCGCGGTGGTGTCGAAACCAAATGGATCATCGCCCGCCCGCCGGGCCAGCACGGCCCATTACGCCCAGTGATCGCCCTGCACGGGATGGACAACGACGCAGCCGGCGTCATGAGCCTGGGCATCCCGGAAACGCTGGCCCAGCTGACCGCGGCCGGTCGGCCGCCGTTCGCGGTGGTCAGTGTGGACGGCGGCAACTCGTTCTGGCGCCGCCGAGCATCCGGGGAGGACGCCGGGTCGATGGTGCTCAACGAACTCATCCCGATGCTGGCCACCAAGGGCATCGACACCACACGAGTGGCCTTCATGGGCTGGTCGATGGGCGGCTACGGCGCCATGCTGTTGGGTGCCAGACTGGGCGCCGCGCGCACCGCGGCGGTCTGCGCAATCAGCCCGGCGCTGTACCTGACGTACTGGGGCGCGCCGCCCGATGCCTTCGACAGCCTCGATGACTGGCGGCAGAACTCAGCGTTGAGACTGCTGCCCGCGCTGGGGTCGATCCCGCTACGCATCGACTGCGGCACCGGGGACCGGTTCTATCCCGCCACCAGCATGTTCGTCAATCAACTGCCCAAATCCCCGGCGGTCGGCTTCTACCCCGGCGGCCACGATGAGGCCTTCTGGCGCGCGCACCTGTCCGATGAGCTGTCCTGGCTCGGTTCCTGA
- a CDS encoding TetR/AcrR family transcriptional regulator, with protein sequence MPRPDSSPGILDAALVEFERHGLRRVALDDVARRAGVSRTTIYRRFANRDELVAAVIERENVALFADIAHELKNAGPQQNYYVEAFTLSILRFRRHHVLNQMIADEPALVMEMLHTHYGAAIERMAAALKVIFPAGFADRIGERAVNDLADTILRYAAMVLLLPSVEPLDSADDIRAFATRHFLPSLPASLRTVSA encoded by the coding sequence ATGCCCAGGCCTGATTCGTCGCCCGGCATCCTCGACGCCGCCCTCGTCGAGTTCGAGCGGCACGGCCTGCGCCGCGTCGCGCTCGACGATGTCGCGCGCCGAGCCGGCGTCAGCCGCACCACGATCTACCGCAGGTTCGCCAACCGCGACGAACTGGTCGCGGCGGTGATCGAGCGGGAGAACGTCGCGTTGTTCGCTGATATCGCCCACGAGTTGAAAAATGCGGGACCGCAACAGAATTACTACGTCGAGGCGTTCACGTTGTCGATTCTGAGGTTCCGGCGCCACCACGTGCTCAACCAGATGATCGCCGATGAACCGGCTCTGGTCATGGAGATGCTGCACACCCATTACGGCGCGGCGATCGAGCGGATGGCCGCGGCGCTGAAGGTGATCTTCCCGGCCGGGTTCGCCGACCGGATTGGAGAGCGCGCGGTCAATGATCTGGCCGACACCATCCTGCGCTACGCGGCGATGGTCCTGTTGCTGCCCAGCGTCGAACCCCTCGATTCCGCGGACGACATCCGGGCCTTCGCCACCCGGCATTTCCTGCCCAGCCTGCCGGCCTCGCTTCGCACGGTCTCGGCCTGA
- a CDS encoding DUF3093 domain-containing protein gives MESEPVNQVASEVLFYEQGASWAWLLLGPFAGVGMAILQMTGGYGHDLWIPVLFLVLVSGFVAIQIKAARIHTSVELTAETLRQGAEILRVDEIVQIYPEASGSEAPKWQSARALGELSGVPRGRTGIGLKLTGARTAQAWARKHRKLREVLTPLVEERTP, from the coding sequence ATGGAGAGTGAACCGGTGAACCAGGTTGCCTCTGAAGTGTTGTTCTACGAGCAGGGTGCCAGCTGGGCCTGGCTCCTGTTGGGGCCGTTCGCCGGTGTCGGCATGGCGATTCTGCAGATGACCGGCGGGTACGGTCACGACCTGTGGATTCCGGTCCTGTTCCTGGTGCTGGTGTCGGGGTTCGTGGCCATCCAGATCAAGGCCGCCCGCATCCACACCTCGGTTGAATTGACCGCCGAGACCCTGCGACAGGGGGCCGAGATCCTGCGGGTCGACGAGATCGTGCAGATCTACCCGGAGGCCTCGGGCTCGGAGGCACCGAAATGGCAGTCCGCCCGCGCGCTCGGAGAACTGTCCGGGGTGCCGAGGGGCCGAACGGGCATCGGGCTGAAACTCACCGGCGCGCGTACCGCTCAGGCCTGGGCGCGCAAGCACCGGAAGCTGCGCGAAGTGCTGACGCCGCTGGTCGAGGAGCGGACCCCGTGA
- a CDS encoding glutamyl-tRNA reductase, with translation MSVLLFGVSHRSAPVSVLEQLSTDESDQAKIIDEVLRSSLVTEAMVLSTCNRVEVYAVVEAFHGGLSVIGQVLSDHSGMSLNDLTKYAYVRYAEAAVEHLFAVTSGLDSAVIGEAQVLGQVRRAYSSAEANQTVGRTLHELAQRALNVGKRVHSETGIDAAGASVVSVALGMADTKLTGGLAGCTAAVIGAGSMGALAGAHLVRAGIERVHVVNRSLPRAQRLAANLTEQGVEAQAMSLDQLPEALADADVVISSTGAVRPVVSLADVHHALAQRNAAVTGDRQLVICDLGMPRDVDPAVSGLPGVWVVDMDRIQREPSARAAATDADAARTIVATEVANYLAGQRMAEVTPTVTALRQRAADVVEAELLRLDNRLPELEAAHRDEVAKTVRRVVDKLLHAPTVRVKQLASAPGGDSYAEALRELFELDPQAVEAVAASELPFMTTDLDKSE, from the coding sequence GTGAGTGTGCTGCTATTCGGGGTTTCGCACCGCAGCGCGCCGGTGTCTGTTCTCGAGCAGTTGAGCACTGACGAATCCGATCAGGCCAAGATCATCGACGAGGTGCTGCGGTCCTCGTTGGTCACCGAGGCGATGGTGCTTTCCACCTGTAACCGGGTCGAGGTCTACGCCGTGGTCGAGGCGTTCCACGGAGGCCTGTCGGTGATCGGGCAGGTGCTCTCCGACCATTCCGGCATGTCGCTCAACGACCTCACCAAATACGCCTATGTACGCTACGCCGAGGCCGCCGTCGAGCATCTGTTCGCGGTGACCAGCGGCCTGGATTCGGCCGTCATCGGTGAAGCCCAGGTGCTGGGGCAGGTACGCCGCGCGTACTCCTCGGCCGAGGCCAATCAGACCGTCGGGCGCACCCTGCACGAGCTGGCGCAGCGGGCGCTGAACGTCGGCAAGCGGGTGCATTCCGAGACCGGGATCGACGCCGCGGGCGCGTCGGTGGTCTCGGTCGCCCTCGGCATGGCCGACACCAAACTCACCGGCGGGCTCGCCGGCTGCACGGCTGCCGTCATCGGGGCGGGTTCCATGGGTGCCCTGGCCGGCGCGCACCTGGTGCGGGCGGGGATCGAGCGGGTCCATGTGGTGAACCGCTCGCTGCCGCGGGCCCAGCGCCTGGCGGCCAACCTCACCGAGCAGGGGGTCGAGGCGCAGGCGATGTCGCTGGATCAGCTGCCCGAAGCCCTGGCCGACGCCGACGTCGTGATCAGCAGCACCGGTGCGGTCCGTCCGGTGGTCTCGCTGGCCGACGTGCACCATGCCCTGGCCCAGCGCAACGCTGCCGTCACGGGTGACCGCCAGTTGGTCATCTGCGATCTCGGCATGCCGCGCGACGTGGATCCGGCGGTGTCCGGACTGCCCGGGGTCTGGGTTGTCGACATGGACCGGATCCAGCGCGAACCGTCGGCGCGCGCCGCGGCCACCGACGCCGACGCGGCCCGCACCATCGTCGCCACCGAGGTTGCCAACTACCTGGCCGGCCAGCGGATGGCAGAGGTCACCCCGACCGTCACGGCGCTGCGGCAACGCGCCGCCGACGTGGTCGAGGCCGAGCTGCTGAGGCTGGACAACCGGCTGCCCGAACTCGAGGCGGCCCATCGCGACGAGGTGGCCAAAACCGTCCGCCGTGTCGTCGACAAACTTTTGCACGCACCCACGGTGCGGGTGAAACAACTCGCCAGCGCACCTGGCGGGGACAGCTACGCAGAGGCCCTGCGGGAGCTGTTCGAACTGGATCCGCAGGCCGTCGAAGCTGTGGCGGCCAGCGAATTGCCTTTCATGACAACAGATCTCGATAAGTCTGAGTAG
- a CDS encoding pyridoxamine 5'-phosphate oxidase family protein: MTPLERIAPAFVSMAHQIVWASVATVDADGRPRTRILHPIWEWDGTDLFGWVATVPSPVKRAHLSVHPHVSVSYWTTSQDTCAADCLVEWYTDDETCTQVWDRFAHGPAPVGYDPRIIPQWSAGPTSDQFAALRLTPYRLRVMPGTIMTAGSGEVLSWRT; encoded by the coding sequence GTGACCCCGCTCGAGCGCATCGCACCTGCCTTCGTCTCGATGGCCCATCAGATCGTGTGGGCGTCGGTGGCCACCGTCGACGCCGACGGGCGGCCCCGTACCCGAATACTGCATCCGATCTGGGAATGGGACGGGACCGACTTGTTCGGCTGGGTGGCAACTGTGCCGAGCCCCGTCAAGCGGGCCCACTTGTCGGTGCATCCGCACGTCTCGGTCAGCTACTGGACCACGAGTCAGGACACCTGTGCCGCGGATTGCCTGGTGGAGTGGTACACCGACGACGAGACCTGCACCCAGGTGTGGGACCGCTTCGCCCACGGTCCGGCACCGGTGGGCTACGACCCGCGCATCATTCCGCAGTGGAGCGCCGGGCCGACCTCGGATCAGTTCGCCGCGCTGCGGCTGACTCCGTACCGGCTGCGGGTGATGCCGGGCACGATCATGACGGCGGGTTCGGGTGAGGTGCTGAGCTGGCGGACGTGA
- a CDS encoding bifunctional uroporphyrinogen-III C-methyltransferase/uroporphyrinogen-III synthase codes for MTMRGRKAKPGRITFVGSGPGDPGLLTARAQSVLAHAELVFTDPDVPEAVLALIGTELPPASGPAPAEPAKAADAAAGEAGSTDAADAAQAAIIAGGPEVRPALGDPAEVAKTLVAEARHGYDVVRLVAGDPLSVDAVITEINALAKSHVNFEIVPGLPATSAVPTYAGLPLGSSHTVADVRGDVDWAALAAAPGPLILHATASHLPDAARTLIEFGLAEGTPAVVTASGTTCQQRSVETTLGGLIDKAVLEKPAGSELAGPLAGPLVVTIGKTVANRAKLNWWESRALYGWTVLVPRTKDQAGEMSDRLVGHGALPIEVPTIAVEPPRSPAQMERAVKGLVDGRFQWVVFTSTNAVRAVWEKFNEFGLDARAFSGVKIACVGQATADKVRAFGINPELVPSGEQSSLGLLDEFPPFDEVFDPVNRVLLPRADIATETLAEGLRERGWEIEDVTAYRTVRAAPPPAQTREMIKTGGFDAVCFTSSSTVRNLVGIAGKPHARTIVACIGPKTAETAAEFGLRVDVQPESAAVGPLVDALAEHAARLRAEGALPPPRKKSRRR; via the coding sequence ATGACCATGCGAGGTCGCAAGGCTAAGCCCGGCCGCATCACATTTGTCGGCTCAGGCCCGGGAGACCCGGGGCTGCTGACGGCGCGGGCGCAATCCGTGCTGGCGCACGCCGAGTTGGTGTTCACCGATCCCGACGTCCCCGAGGCCGTGCTGGCCTTGATCGGCACCGAGCTGCCGCCGGCGTCCGGTCCGGCCCCGGCCGAGCCGGCCAAGGCCGCCGATGCCGCCGCGGGTGAAGCGGGCAGCACCGATGCCGCCGACGCCGCCCAGGCCGCCATCATCGCCGGCGGGCCCGAGGTCCGCCCCGCCCTCGGCGATCCCGCCGAGGTGGCCAAGACGCTGGTCGCCGAGGCCCGCCACGGGTACGACGTGGTACGTCTGGTCGCCGGTGACCCGCTGTCGGTGGACGCCGTCATCACCGAGATCAATGCACTCGCCAAGTCCCACGTGAACTTCGAGATCGTTCCCGGACTGCCCGCCACCAGCGCGGTGCCCACCTACGCGGGCCTGCCCCTCGGTTCCTCGCACACCGTGGCCGATGTCCGCGGCGACGTCGACTGGGCCGCACTGGCCGCCGCACCGGGGCCGCTGATCCTGCACGCGACGGCATCGCATCTGCCGGATGCCGCCCGCACCCTGATCGAGTTCGGCCTGGCCGAGGGCACCCCGGCAGTGGTGACCGCGAGCGGCACCACCTGCCAGCAGCGGTCGGTGGAGACCACGCTGGGCGGACTGATCGACAAGGCCGTGCTGGAGAAGCCGGCCGGCAGTGAGCTGGCCGGGCCGTTGGCCGGGCCGCTGGTGGTCACCATCGGCAAGACCGTGGCCAACCGGGCCAAGCTGAACTGGTGGGAGAGCCGCGCCCTGTACGGCTGGACCGTGCTGGTGCCGCGCACCAAGGACCAGGCCGGCGAGATGAGCGATCGGCTGGTGGGCCACGGCGCCCTGCCGATCGAGGTACCGACCATCGCCGTCGAGCCGCCGCGCAGCCCCGCGCAGATGGAGCGCGCGGTCAAGGGTCTGGTCGACGGCCGGTTCCAGTGGGTGGTGTTCACCTCGACCAACGCCGTGCGTGCGGTGTGGGAGAAGTTCAACGAGTTCGGCCTGGACGCGCGCGCGTTCTCCGGCGTGAAGATCGCCTGCGTCGGGCAGGCGACCGCCGACAAGGTGCGAGCGTTCGGCATCAACCCGGAGCTGGTGCCGTCGGGCGAGCAGTCCTCGCTCGGCCTGCTCGATGAGTTCCCGCCCTTCGACGAGGTTTTCGACCCGGTGAACCGGGTGCTGCTGCCGCGGGCCGACATCGCCACCGAGACCCTGGCCGAAGGGCTGCGCGAGCGGGGCTGGGAGATCGAGGACGTCACCGCCTACCGCACCGTGCGTGCCGCCCCGCCACCGGCTCAGACCCGCGAGATGATCAAGACCGGTGGCTTCGACGCCGTCTGCTTCACGTCGAGCTCGACCGTGCGCAACCTGGTCGGCATCGCCGGCAAGCCCCACGCGCGGACCATCGTGGCCTGCATCGGCCCGAAAACCGCTGAAACGGCAGCGGAATTCGGCCTGCGGGTGGATGTGCAGCCCGAGTCGGCCGCGGTCGGGCCGCTGGTCGACGCGCTCGCCGAGCACGCGGCGCGGCTGCGGGCCGAAGGGGCACTGCCCCCGCCGCGGAAGAAGAGCCGCCGCAGGTAA
- a CDS encoding HAD family phosphatase, which yields MPESGSADALEQELGGEASAELAVTELESDTDAAVTPAPPPDLTAAAFFDVDNTLVHGSSLVHFARGLAARKYFTYSDILGIAYAQAKFQFTGKENSDDVAAGRRKALAFIEGRSTAELEALGEEIYDEIIADKIWPGTRALAQMHIDAGQQVWLVTATPYELAATIARRLGFTGALGTVAESVDGVFTGRLVGDILHGTGKAHAVRSLAIREGLNLRRCTAYSDSFNDVPMLSLVGTAVAINPDAALRDVARERGWEIRDFRTARKAARIGVPSALALGALGGALAAAASRRHDIR from the coding sequence GTGCCCGAATCCGGTAGTGCCGATGCGCTCGAACAGGAGCTTGGCGGCGAGGCCAGCGCCGAACTCGCTGTCACCGAGCTCGAGTCCGACACCGACGCCGCCGTCACCCCTGCGCCGCCGCCCGACCTGACGGCCGCGGCGTTCTTCGACGTCGACAACACCCTGGTGCACGGATCATCTCTGGTCCACTTCGCCAGGGGCCTGGCCGCGCGCAAGTACTTCACCTACAGCGACATCCTGGGTATCGCGTATGCGCAGGCCAAGTTCCAGTTCACCGGCAAGGAGAACAGCGACGACGTGGCCGCCGGGCGGCGCAAGGCCCTGGCGTTCATCGAGGGCCGCTCGACCGCCGAGCTCGAGGCGCTCGGCGAGGAGATCTACGACGAGATCATCGCCGACAAGATCTGGCCGGGCACCCGGGCGCTGGCTCAGATGCACATCGATGCCGGCCAGCAGGTCTGGCTGGTCACCGCGACGCCCTACGAGCTGGCCGCCACGATCGCCCGACGGCTGGGATTCACCGGGGCGCTCGGTACCGTTGCCGAGTCGGTCGACGGGGTGTTCACCGGCCGGCTCGTCGGCGACATCCTGCACGGCACCGGCAAGGCCCACGCGGTGCGGTCGCTGGCCATCCGGGAAGGCCTGAACCTGCGGCGCTGCACCGCCTATTCGGACAGCTTCAACGACGTGCCGATGCTGTCGCTGGTCGGCACCGCGGTGGCGATCAACCCCGACGCCGCCCTGCGCGACGTGGCCAGGGAGCGGGGCTGGGAGATCCGCGATTTCCGGACCGCCCGCAAGGCCGCGCGCATCGGCGTTCCGT
- the hemC gene encoding hydroxymethylbilane synthase produces MIRIGTRGSLLATTQAGTIRDALLAAGHACELVIISTEGDRNQGPIADIGVGVFTAALREAIDDGRVDMAVHSYKDLPTAQDERFTIAAVPRREDPRDALVARDGLVLGELPAGSTIGTSSPRRAAQLRALGLGLEIRPLRGNLDTRLNRVTSGDLDAIVVARAGLARIGRLNVVTETLEPVQMLPAPAQGALAVECRAGDTELISVLSELDDADTRAAVTAERILLAELEAGCSAPVGAIAEVVESIDEDGNVFEELSLRGCVATLDGSDVIRASGIGIPGRAADLGVSVAAELFDLGARELLVEARE; encoded by the coding sequence GTGATCCGGATCGGCACCCGGGGTAGCCTGCTGGCGACCACGCAGGCCGGCACCATAAGGGACGCTTTGCTGGCCGCCGGTCACGCCTGCGAGTTGGTGATCATCTCCACCGAAGGCGACCGCAATCAGGGGCCGATCGCCGACATCGGCGTCGGGGTGTTCACCGCGGCGCTGCGCGAGGCGATCGACGACGGCCGGGTGGACATGGCCGTGCACTCCTACAAAGATTTGCCCACCGCTCAGGACGAGCGGTTCACCATTGCCGCCGTCCCGCGCCGTGAGGACCCCCGGGACGCGCTGGTGGCGCGCGACGGACTGGTGCTCGGAGAGTTGCCGGCCGGCTCCACGATCGGCACATCGAGCCCGCGCCGGGCCGCGCAGCTTAGAGCACTGGGTCTCGGTTTGGAAATCCGCCCCCTACGAGGCAACCTAGATACCAGGTTGAACAGGGTTACGAGCGGTGATCTCGACGCCATCGTGGTTGCCCGTGCGGGTCTGGCCCGTATCGGACGGCTCAACGTGGTCACCGAGACGCTCGAGCCGGTGCAGATGTTGCCAGCGCCGGCTCAGGGTGCGCTCGCGGTGGAATGCCGCGCCGGCGACACCGAGCTGATTTCGGTGCTGTCGGAGCTGGATGACGCCGACACGCGCGCCGCGGTCACCGCCGAACGGATCCTGCTCGCCGAACTGGAGGCGGGTTGTTCCGCACCGGTCGGTGCGATCGCTGAGGTGGTCGAGTCGATCGATGAGGACGGCAACGTCTTCGAGGAGCTGTCGTTGCGCGGCTGCGTGGCGACGCTGGACGGATCCGACGTGATCCGTGCGTCCGGTATCGGAATTCCCGGTCGGGCCGCTGACTTGGGTGTCTCGGTGGCCGCGGAGCTTTTCGATCTGGGTGCACGCGAGCTGTTGGTAGAAGCGCGGGAGTGA
- a CDS encoding APH(3'') family aminoglycoside O-phosphotransferase: protein MTDWHPVTGGESGARVFRSADGSRYAKHAGPAAVDELAAERDRVSWAHDHGLPGAAVIDWTTADDGGGVLITSAVAGVAADQVPESVLRTAWPSVVAAVRDLHGIAVDECPYRRDLDVMLTRARRVVGADAVNPEFLRDEDRVVPAAELLARVEGEAGLRRRQEVADQVVCHGDLCLPNVLIDPDRFTVAGFIDLGRLGVADRHADLALLLANTADAVPGFAEDAASGLAAGYPVEVDQDRLRFYLALDPLTWG, encoded by the coding sequence GTGACCGATTGGCATCCCGTCACGGGCGGCGAATCCGGTGCCCGGGTGTTCCGCAGCGCGGACGGTTCCCGGTACGCGAAGCACGCGGGTCCGGCGGCGGTGGACGAGCTGGCGGCCGAGCGGGACCGGGTGTCCTGGGCGCACGATCACGGCCTGCCCGGGGCCGCCGTGATCGACTGGACTACCGCCGATGACGGCGGCGGCGTCCTGATCACCAGCGCCGTCGCCGGCGTTGCGGCCGATCAGGTCCCGGAATCGGTCCTGCGGACCGCCTGGCCGTCGGTGGTGGCCGCGGTGCGCGACCTGCACGGCATCGCGGTCGACGAATGCCCGTACCGGCGCGATCTGGACGTCATGCTGACCCGGGCGCGGAGAGTGGTCGGTGCGGACGCGGTCAACCCCGAGTTCTTGCGTGACGAGGATCGGGTGGTCCCGGCCGCGGAGCTGCTGGCGCGCGTGGAAGGGGAGGCCGGCCTGCGTCGCCGCCAGGAGGTCGCCGACCAGGTGGTGTGCCATGGCGACCTGTGCCTGCCCAACGTCCTGATCGACCCCGACCGATTCACGGTCGCGGGCTTCATCGACCTCGGACGGTTGGGCGTCGCCGACCGCCACGCCGACCTGGCGTTGTTGCTGGCCAACACGGCCGACGCGGTCCCCGGGTTCGCCGAGGACGCCGCATCGGGCCTGGCCGCGGGTTACCCCGTGGAGGTGGATCAGGACCGTCTGCGGTTCTACCTCGCGCTGGATCCGCTGACCTGGGGGTGA
- a CDS encoding glutaredoxin family protein yields the protein MCARAAQQLAALREELDFDLVNTDVDAAAEAGDASLRARFGDLLPVILLNGTEHSYWEVDEQQLRADLSAR from the coding sequence ATGTGCGCCCGCGCCGCGCAGCAGCTGGCGGCCCTGCGGGAAGAGCTCGACTTCGACCTGGTGAACACCGACGTCGATGCCGCGGCGGAGGCGGGGGACGCGTCGCTGCGGGCCCGATTCGGTGACCTGTTGCCGGTGATTTTGCTGAACGGAACCGAGCACAGTTACTGGGAGGTCGACGAGCAGCAGCTTCGGGCCGACCTCTCCGCCAGGTGA